One segment of Yersinia kristensenii DNA contains the following:
- the hemD gene encoding uroporphyrinogen-III synthase: protein MTILVTRPSPAGEQLVSRLRALGRVAYHAPLIDFSPGGDLPKLPALLQDMQAGDLVFALSQNAVRYANPLLKRNNLSWPAQLSYYAIGRNTALALHTASRLHVTFPPTGETSEMLLSLPDLQKLAGKKALLLRGNGGRELLGESLTERGATVTFCECYQRSPIFYDGSEQSAHWQRAGVDILVVTSGEMLQQIYTLVPDYYRSSWLLRCRLVVVSDRLATLAAQMGWSHIRVAENADNDALIRALQDFQ from the coding sequence ATGACAATTCTGGTCACCCGTCCATCCCCTGCCGGGGAGCAGTTAGTCAGCCGCCTGCGTGCGCTGGGGCGGGTTGCCTATCATGCGCCATTGATTGATTTTTCTCCCGGCGGAGACCTGCCAAAACTGCCCGCATTACTGCAAGATATGCAAGCCGGTGACTTGGTTTTTGCTTTGTCGCAGAACGCGGTGCGCTACGCTAACCCGCTGTTAAAAAGAAATAACCTGTCATGGCCCGCGCAGTTATCTTATTATGCTATTGGTCGTAACACGGCATTAGCATTGCATACCGCCAGCCGCTTACACGTCACTTTCCCCCCCACGGGAGAGACCAGCGAGATGCTGTTATCATTGCCCGACCTGCAAAAATTGGCAGGTAAGAAAGCGCTGTTATTGCGCGGTAATGGCGGGCGCGAGCTGCTTGGCGAGAGCTTAACTGAACGGGGAGCGACGGTAACGTTTTGCGAATGTTATCAGCGCAGCCCGATATTTTATGATGGCAGTGAGCAAAGTGCGCACTGGCAACGTGCCGGAGTCGATATTCTGGTGGTTACCAGCGGCGAAATGTTACAACAGATCTATACTTTGGTTCCTGATTATTATCGTTCTTCCTGGTTGCTCCGCTGCCGATTGGTGGTGGTGAGTGACCGCCTCGCTACCTTAGCGGCCCAAATGGGCTGGAGCCATATCCGGGTAGCGGAGAATGCTGATAATGATGCGCTGATCCGCGCACTACAAGATTTTCAATAA
- the hemC gene encoding hydroxymethylbilane synthase: MLDKIIRIATRQSPLALWQAHYVQHLLQANHPGLQVELVPMVTRGDIILDTPLAKVGGKGLFVKELELAMLDGRADIAVHSMKDVPIAFPEGLGLVTICERDDPRDAFVSSNYAHLDDLPAGSIVGTSSLRRQCQLRERRPDLIIRDLRGNVGTRLAKLDKGEYHAIILAVAGLKRLGLETRIRYAMPAEESLPAVGQGAVGIECRLDDDYTRQLLAPLNHRETELRVCAERAMNTRLEGGCQVPIGSYAELDGNTLWLRALVGAPDGSEIIRGERRGPAENAEQMGVELADELLARGAREILAEVYRDNPPL; the protein is encoded by the coding sequence ATGTTAGACAAAATTATTCGAATTGCCACCCGACAAAGCCCGCTCGCCTTATGGCAAGCACATTATGTTCAACATTTACTGCAAGCCAATCACCCCGGCCTGCAAGTCGAATTAGTTCCCATGGTAACCCGTGGAGACATCATTCTGGACACGCCGCTGGCGAAAGTCGGTGGTAAAGGTTTGTTCGTCAAAGAATTAGAATTGGCGATGCTCGATGGCCGGGCCGATATTGCCGTTCATTCGATGAAAGATGTGCCGATCGCCTTCCCCGAAGGGTTGGGTCTGGTGACTATTTGTGAGCGAGATGACCCTCGTGATGCTTTCGTCTCATCAAATTATGCCCATCTGGATGACCTGCCCGCTGGCAGTATTGTCGGCACCTCAAGCTTGCGCCGCCAGTGCCAATTACGCGAGCGCCGCCCCGACCTCATTATCCGTGATCTGCGCGGTAACGTCGGCACGCGCCTTGCCAAGTTAGATAAAGGGGAATACCACGCCATTATTTTGGCTGTTGCTGGCCTGAAGCGCCTCGGGTTGGAAACACGAATTCGCTATGCCATGCCGGCTGAGGAATCCTTACCGGCGGTTGGCCAAGGTGCAGTCGGTATTGAATGCCGTCTGGATGATGATTATACCCGCCAACTGCTGGCACCACTGAATCATCGCGAGACTGAATTGCGTGTGTGTGCAGAGCGCGCCATGAATACCCGCCTTGAAGGGGGCTGTCAGGTGCCTATTGGCAGTTATGCGGAATTGGACGGCAATACATTGTGGCTCCGCGCATTGGTTGGCGCGCCCGATGGCAGCGAGATTATTCGCGGTGAGCGCCGCGGGCCAGCTGAAAATGCAGAGCAAATGGGGGTTGAGCTGGCCGATGAGTTGCTAGCGCGGGGAGCTCGGGAAATTCTGGCTGAAGTTTATCGGGATAATCCACCACTATGA
- the hemY gene encoding protoheme IX biogenesis protein HemY gives MLRVLLLFLILTAGIVLGPMLAGHQGYVLIQTDNYNVETSVTGLVIMLVLVLVAFLIVEWILRRIFRTGARTRGWFLGRKRTRARKQTRAALIKLAEGDFKQVEKLLTRNADHAEQPMVNYLLAAEAAQQRGDEFRTNQYLERAAEVADTEQLPVNITRVRIQLAQGHVHAARHGVDRLLDQAPRHPEVLRLAEQAYLRSGAYSSLLEILPAMSKAQVHTAEEIAALEQQAYIGIMNQCMAEEGSDGLKRWWKDQSRKVRHEIPLQVALAEHLIECDDSDVAQQIILDGLKRQYDERLVLLIPRLKSGNPEPLEKSLRQHIKQHGATPLLNSTLGQLMLKHGEWEKASEAFKAALAQRPDGYDYAWLADALDKLHRPEDAAQARREGLLLTLKQNGESL, from the coding sequence ATGCTGCGAGTCTTACTGTTATTCCTCATTCTGACTGCGGGGATCGTCCTTGGGCCTATGCTGGCGGGTCATCAGGGTTATGTATTAATCCAGACCGATAACTACAACGTCGAAACCAGCGTGACTGGTTTGGTCATTATGTTGGTCTTGGTGTTGGTCGCATTCCTGATAGTGGAATGGATATTGCGCCGTATTTTCCGCACCGGCGCCCGCACCCGTGGCTGGTTCTTGGGCCGTAAGCGCACCCGCGCCCGTAAGCAAACCCGGGCGGCGCTGATCAAACTGGCTGAAGGTGATTTCAAACAAGTTGAGAAGCTACTGACGCGAAATGCCGATCATGCCGAACAGCCGATGGTAAATTACCTACTGGCGGCGGAAGCAGCCCAGCAACGCGGTGATGAATTCCGTACCAATCAATATCTCGAGCGAGCAGCGGAAGTGGCAGATACAGAGCAACTTCCGGTCAATATCACGCGGGTGCGCATTCAGTTGGCGCAAGGGCATGTGCATGCCGCTCGTCATGGCGTTGACCGGCTCTTGGATCAAGCCCCGCGCCATCCGGAAGTGCTGCGTTTGGCTGAACAAGCTTATCTGCGCTCAGGCGCTTACAGTTCATTACTGGAAATTTTACCGGCAATGAGCAAAGCCCAGGTGCATACCGCTGAGGAAATCGCCGCGCTGGAGCAGCAAGCTTATATTGGCATAATGAATCAATGTATGGCGGAAGAAGGCAGCGACGGCCTGAAACGTTGGTGGAAAGATCAAAGCCGTAAAGTGCGCCATGAGATCCCGCTGCAAGTCGCCTTGGCGGAACATCTGATTGAATGTGATGACAGTGATGTAGCCCAACAAATCATTCTGGATGGTCTGAAGCGCCAGTATGATGAGCGGTTGGTGTTACTGATACCGCGGTTGAAGTCCGGCAATCCGGAGCCACTGGAGAAATCATTACGCCAGCACATCAAACAGCACGGAGCCACACCATTGCTCAATAGCACTTTGGGCCAGCTAATGCTGAAACATGGGGAGTGGGAGAAAGCCAGCGAGGCCTTTAAAGCCGCGCTTGCACAGCGCCCAGACGGGTATGATTATGCATGGCTGGCAGATGCTCTGGATAAACTGCACCGCCCTGAGGATGCCGCGCAGGCACGCCGCGAGGGGCTATTGCTCACTCTTAAGCAAAATGGCGAATCACTTTAA
- the wzyE gene encoding ECA oligosaccharide polymerase, whose protein sequence is MTLGQFGGLFSVYLIAVIFILILTYQEFRRVRFNFNVLFSMLYLLTFYFGFPLTCMLVFQFGVAVVPVEYLLYAMLSATAFYGIYYVSYKTRLRKPRSQPRAPIFTMNRVETNLTWILLALVAIGTVGIFFMQNGFLLFKLDSYSKIFSSDVSGVALKRFFYFFIPAMLVVYFLKQDMRAWFFFLASTVAFGILTYVIVGGTRANIIIAFSLFLFIGIVRGWITLWMLAAAGVFGIVGMFWLALKRYGLDVSGAEAFYTFLYLTRDTFSPWENLGLLLQNYDKIDFQGLAPIIRDFYVFIPSSLWPARPDLVLNTANYFTWDVLDNHSGLAISPTLIGSLVVMGGVLFIPLGAIVVGLIIKWFDWLYEQGKAEKNRYKAAILQSFCFGAVFNIIVLAREGLDSFVSRVVFFCVIFGACLILAKLLYWLFDTAGLIKQRVQRRAGKSKPLSTSQASSQL, encoded by the coding sequence ATGACGCTGGGGCAATTTGGTGGTCTTTTCAGTGTCTATCTGATAGCGGTTATCTTTATCTTGATATTGACGTATCAGGAGTTTCGGCGGGTGCGCTTTAACTTCAACGTGCTGTTTTCAATGCTCTATTTGCTGACATTCTATTTCGGCTTCCCGCTGACCTGCATGTTAGTGTTCCAGTTTGGCGTCGCGGTGGTGCCGGTTGAGTATTTACTGTACGCCATGCTGTCAGCCACGGCATTTTATGGCATTTATTATGTGAGTTACAAAACGCGCCTGCGCAAGCCACGTAGCCAACCGCGTGCGCCGATATTCACCATGAATCGAGTAGAAACCAATCTGACCTGGATCCTGCTGGCGTTGGTGGCGATCGGCACGGTCGGTATCTTCTTTATGCAGAATGGTTTCCTGCTATTTAAGCTAGATTCTTACAGTAAAATATTCTCCAGTGATGTCTCTGGTGTGGCACTGAAGCGCTTTTTCTACTTCTTTATCCCGGCGATGTTGGTGGTCTATTTCCTCAAACAGGATATGCGCGCCTGGTTTTTCTTTCTGGCAAGTACCGTGGCGTTCGGCATCCTGACCTATGTTATTGTCGGCGGTACCCGCGCTAATATTATTATCGCGTTCTCATTATTCCTGTTTATTGGCATTGTGCGCGGCTGGATAACCTTGTGGATGCTCGCGGCAGCCGGGGTGTTTGGCATTGTCGGCATGTTCTGGTTGGCCCTGAAACGTTATGGGCTGGATGTGAGTGGCGCAGAGGCGTTTTACACCTTCCTGTACCTGACGCGCGACACTTTCTCGCCGTGGGAAAATCTTGGGTTGCTACTGCAAAATTACGACAAAATAGATTTTCAGGGATTGGCCCCGATTATCCGTGATTTCTATGTATTTATTCCGAGTTCCTTGTGGCCAGCGCGACCTGATTTAGTCTTGAATACCGCCAATTACTTTACTTGGGATGTGCTCGATAACCACTCCGGACTGGCGATTTCTCCTACTCTGATTGGGTCTTTGGTGGTGATGGGCGGGGTGTTGTTTATCCCACTGGGGGCCATCGTGGTGGGGTTAATCATCAAATGGTTCGATTGGTTGTATGAACAAGGTAAAGCAGAGAAAAATCGTTACAAAGCCGCCATTCTGCAAAGTTTCTGTTTTGGGGCGGTATTTAACATTATTGTGTTGGCGCGCGAAGGGTTAGATTCCTTTGTCTCGCGCGTGGTCTTTTTCTGTGTGATTTTTGGTGCCTGTTTGATATTGGCGAAATTGTTGTATTGGTTGTTCGATACGGCGGGTTTGATAAAGCAACGGGTACAGCGTCGTGCGGGTAAGTCTAAGCCGCTATCCACGTCTCAGGCCAGCAGCCAACTGTAA
- the thrP gene encoding bifunctional threonine/serine APC transporter ThrP: MVDNEEKKGLHRGLEARHIELIALGGTIGVGLFMGSASTLKWAGPSVLLAYILAGLFVFFIMRSMGEMLYLEPVAGSFAVYAHKYLSPYFGYLTAWGYWFMWIAVGISEITAIGVYVQFWFPEIPQWLPAIAGVAIVALANLAAVRLYGELEFWFAMIKVTTIIVMILVGLGVIFFGFGNHGQAIGFDNLTAHGGFFAGGWKGFMFALCIVVASYQGVELVGITAGEARNPQVTLKRAINNILWRILIFYVGAIFVIVTIFPWDGIGTGGSPFVLTFAKIGIVSAAGIINFVVLTAALSGCNSGMYSGGRMLYALAKNRQLPACLTKLSGSGVPVYCIAVTILCLLVGSSLNYIIPNPQQVFVYVYSASVLPGMVPWFVVLVSQLRFRQVHQEALKRHPFKSIMFPYVNYLTIAFLICVLVGMGINPETRISLLAGAIFLGLVTACYFCLGMHKQNLAETLPVVSSPEELKRL, encoded by the coding sequence ATGGTAGACAACGAAGAGAAAAAAGGACTACACCGTGGGCTGGAAGCCCGACATATCGAACTGATAGCGTTGGGCGGTACCATTGGTGTTGGGCTATTTATGGGTTCCGCCAGCACATTAAAATGGGCTGGGCCGTCAGTCTTACTGGCTTATATTCTTGCGGGCTTATTTGTATTCTTCATTATGCGGTCAATGGGCGAAATGCTCTATCTGGAGCCAGTTGCAGGCTCTTTTGCCGTGTATGCACATAAATATCTCAGCCCCTATTTCGGCTATCTAACAGCTTGGGGTTATTGGTTTATGTGGATAGCGGTGGGGATATCTGAAATTACCGCGATTGGTGTGTATGTCCAGTTTTGGTTCCCAGAAATTCCGCAATGGTTACCCGCTATTGCAGGGGTGGCAATAGTGGCGCTGGCTAACCTGGCGGCGGTCAGACTGTATGGCGAGCTGGAGTTCTGGTTTGCGATGATCAAAGTCACCACCATCATTGTGATGATTCTGGTGGGGTTGGGCGTCATCTTCTTCGGTTTTGGTAATCACGGTCAGGCCATTGGTTTTGATAATCTGACGGCCCACGGTGGCTTCTTCGCTGGGGGGTGGAAAGGCTTCATGTTTGCGCTGTGTATTGTGGTGGCATCCTATCAGGGGGTCGAGCTGGTGGGGATTACGGCGGGTGAAGCGAGAAATCCGCAGGTCACACTAAAGCGAGCTATCAATAACATCCTTTGGCGCATCCTGATTTTCTATGTTGGTGCGATTTTCGTGATTGTCACTATCTTCCCGTGGGACGGCATTGGGACGGGGGGAAGCCCGTTTGTACTGACTTTTGCCAAGATAGGGATAGTTTCAGCTGCGGGTATTATCAATTTCGTAGTGCTCACCGCCGCGTTGTCGGGGTGTAATAGCGGCATGTATAGTGGCGGGCGCATGTTGTATGCGCTGGCGAAGAACCGCCAATTGCCCGCTTGTCTAACTAAACTGTCGGGCAGCGGTGTTCCGGTCTATTGCATTGCTGTCACGATTTTGTGTTTGTTGGTGGGTTCTAGCCTCAATTACATTATTCCTAATCCCCAGCAGGTGTTTGTGTATGTTTACAGCGCCAGTGTGTTGCCGGGCATGGTGCCGTGGTTCGTGGTGTTAGTGAGCCAACTGCGTTTCCGGCAGGTGCACCAAGAGGCATTGAAGCGACATCCGTTTAAATCCATCATGTTCCCCTATGTAAACTATCTCACCATCGCTTTTTTGATTTGTGTGTTGGTGGGAATGGGGATTAACCCAGAAACGCGTATATCTTTACTCGCCGGGGCTATTTTCTTAGGATTAGTGACCGCGTGCTATTTTTGCTTGGGAATGCATAAACAGAACTTAGCTGAAACATTGCCTGTGGTTTCAAGCCCAGAGGAACTGAAACGGCTATAA
- the wecG gene encoding lipopolysaccharide N-acetylmannosaminouronosyltransferase, with translation MEQNTDISKSLDIPKAMDIPKYSVRGFEIWGFRDMAQVLDHLLSSGPVKTGTLVAMNAEKLLKAEDDAALRELIGEAEYLYADGISMVRAIRRKYPQAQLSRVAGADLWEAIMQRAGQQGTPVFLVGGKPEILAETEAKLRAQWNVNLVGSQNGYFTPEQREALFARIAASGAAIVTVAMGSPKQEIFMRDCRKAYPDALYMGVGGTYDVFTGHVKRAPKIWQNMGLEWLYRLLAQPSRIRRQFKLLKFVGYYYSGRL, from the coding sequence ATGGAACAGAATACTGATATTTCAAAGTCTCTTGATATTCCAAAAGCTATGGATATTCCAAAATACAGTGTCCGTGGCTTCGAAATTTGGGGTTTTCGTGACATGGCTCAGGTGCTCGATCACCTGCTGAGCAGTGGCCCAGTGAAGACCGGCACACTAGTGGCAATGAATGCCGAGAAACTGCTGAAAGCCGAAGATGATGCTGCCCTGCGTGAGCTGATCGGTGAAGCTGAATATCTGTATGCCGATGGCATCAGTATGGTGCGCGCTATCCGTCGTAAATATCCGCAAGCGCAATTGTCGCGAGTGGCAGGGGCTGATTTGTGGGAAGCGATAATGCAACGCGCGGGTCAGCAAGGGACGCCGGTATTTTTAGTCGGTGGTAAGCCCGAGATTCTCGCCGAAACCGAAGCTAAATTGCGTGCGCAATGGAATGTGAATCTGGTGGGCAGTCAGAACGGTTATTTCACCCCGGAACAGCGAGAGGCTCTATTCGCCCGTATTGCTGCCAGTGGCGCGGCAATCGTCACGGTTGCCATGGGGTCGCCTAAACAGGAAATATTTATGCGCGATTGCCGTAAAGCATACCCTGATGCTCTCTATATGGGGGTTGGCGGCACTTACGACGTCTTTACCGGCCATGTTAAGCGTGCACCCAAGATATGGCAAAACATGGGGTTGGAGTGGCTATATCGCCTATTGGCTCAACCCAGCCGTATCCGCCGCCAATTCAAATTGCTCAAATTTGTCGGTTATTATTACAGCGGCCGCTTGTAA
- the hemX gene encoding uroporphyrinogen-III C-methyltransferase has translation MTEQNTPSAPVEEITTAAERHQQPEPEIRREKKTGPILGAIAIALAIALGAGLYYHGHQQAQLQEAANSALQDQLAELKQSQLQEKQQLEALLQQQSKALEAADRQQTSLTRQLNELQEKVATISGSDAKTWLLAQADFLVKMAGRKLWSDQDVTTAATLLKSADASLADMNDPSLIDVRRALTEDISALSAITQVDFDGIILKLNQLSNQVDNLRLADNNIDDSPMDANSDELSSSLAEWRQNLTKSWHSFMSDFITIRRRDSSAEPLLAPNQDVYLRENIRSRLLVAAQAVPRHQDEVYKQSLETISTWVRAYFDVNDPNTKAFLDELENLSQQSISMDVPDQLKSQPMLEKLMQTRVRNLLAQTPVATQGE, from the coding sequence ATGACGGAACAAAATACCCCATCCGCACCAGTGGAAGAGATAACCACTGCGGCTGAGAGGCACCAACAGCCAGAACCAGAAATCCGCCGGGAGAAAAAAACCGGGCCAATTCTGGGAGCCATTGCTATTGCTCTGGCCATCGCGCTAGGTGCCGGGCTTTATTATCACGGACACCAACAGGCTCAGTTACAAGAAGCGGCCAATAGTGCGCTGCAAGACCAGTTAGCTGAATTAAAACAGAGTCAATTGCAGGAAAAACAGCAGCTTGAGGCATTGTTACAACAACAAAGCAAAGCGCTGGAAGCGGCTGACCGCCAACAAACATCGCTCACTCGCCAACTGAACGAGTTACAGGAGAAAGTCGCCACTATCTCAGGAAGTGACGCCAAAACCTGGTTGCTGGCACAAGCTGATTTTCTGGTGAAAATGGCCGGGCGTAAACTGTGGAGTGATCAAGACGTCACCACGGCAGCCACCTTACTGAAAAGTGCCGATGCCAGCTTGGCTGATATGAATGACCCGAGCCTTATCGATGTGCGCCGGGCATTAACCGAAGATATCAGTGCCCTTTCTGCGATAACTCAGGTTGATTTCGATGGCATTATTCTCAAACTGAATCAATTGTCGAATCAAGTCGATAACCTGCGTCTCGCCGATAATAATATTGATGATTCGCCGATGGATGCCAATAGCGATGAGCTGTCCAGCTCGTTAGCCGAATGGCGTCAGAATCTGACCAAAAGTTGGCATAGCTTTATGTCTGACTTTATTACTATTCGCCGCCGTGATAGTAGTGCCGAGCCACTGTTGGCACCTAATCAGGACGTTTATTTACGTGAAAATATCCGCTCCCGCCTGCTAGTAGCGGCTCAGGCCGTGCCTCGCCATCAGGATGAAGTGTATAAACAGTCGCTAGAGACGATTTCCACTTGGGTTCGTGCTTATTTTGATGTGAATGACCCGAACACCAAGGCGTTTCTGGATGAATTGGAAAACCTAAGTCAGCAATCAATTTCAATGGATGTACCTGATCAATTGAAAAGCCAGCCGATGCTGGAAAAATTGATGCAAACCCGGGTTCGTAACTTACTGGCACAGACGCCAGTTGCCACTCAGGGGGAATAA